The stretch of DNA GAGCGGGTGCGGCGAGCGGCGCTCGGACGGCTCGGCGAGCACCCCGAGATCGCGTCGGTGTCGTACCTGCACATCGAGTACGTCGGCCCGGCGAGAGTGTTCCTGGTCGCCGCGGTCGACCTGGTCGGAGACGAGACCGAGCACACCGTGGCCGCGCGCCTCAACGCCATCGAGGAAGAGTTGCAAACGAGCGAGCGCGTCGTGCGCGCGGTGCTGACGCTCTCGGCACCCGGAGCGGCGGCGCTCGTCGCCTGAGCGTGAAGCCAGCCCAGCTCGCCCTCCCCGCACGGCGGTCCGAGGGACGGCAGATCCCGGAGTGTGTCGCATCGCGACAGCCGTGAACGGCCTCCTCAGCGACCAGGTTCGCAGGTCGCGCGGCTCAGCGGGCCGCGGCCGCCGGCTCCGGTAGCGAGCAGGAGGCGTCGACCTCGCCGACCGTGCCGGCACCGTCGGCCCACTCGACTGTGACGACTCCGCAGTTCGGGAAGCCGGGCAGCATCCGATGCGCCGGCACGAGGTGGCGCAGGATGCTCTGCATCACGCTGCCGTGCGTCACGACCAGCACATCCCCGCCGCTTTCGACCGCGCGCAGCACGGTCGCGAGCCCGCTCTCGATCCGCTCGCGCACCTGCACTCCCGTCTCGGCGCGCCCCATCGGGTCGGCCGCGGCGATGGCGTCGAGCAGGGAATCGAAGCCGTTCTCGGTCATCGCCGGCCAGGTGCCGGGAACATCGGCGTAGTCCGCGCCGAGACCCGAGAACACCGGATCCCACAGCGAGTCGTTGGGTTGCCCCTCGAAGCCGCCGAAGTTCCACTCCCGCAACTCGACGAGCGGCACCGGCTCGATGGACGGATGATGCCGCAGGGCCGCCGCCATCGTGGTGCGGGTGCGGGTGAGGTCGCTCATGAAGGCGGCCGTCAGTGGAACGTCGCGCATCCGTTCGCCGAGCGCTGCGACCTGCCGCTCACCGTGTTCGGTGAGCGGCGAGTCGCACCAGCCCTGCAGCTGGCGGCGGATGTTGAAGAGGGTCTCGGCGTGCCGGACGAGATGCAGTCGCGCAGCGGTGCTCACGCAGCAGTGCTCACGCGGCGTCGAGGTCGGACTCGAGCAGCGCGTGCAGCTCGTCGGCCACTCGATCGGCGTCGGCGCCGTCGACGTCGAGCACGACGGTGTCGCCGTGCTTCGCGGCGAGCCCCATGATGCCGAGGATGCTCTTGGCATCGACCGTCTTCTCGTTCACCGTGATCTTCACGTCGTGTCCGGTCGCCGCGGCGGCGGCCTTCGAGAAGATGGCGGCGGGACGGGCGTGCAGTCCGACGCTCGACGCGATCGTCGCGGTGCGCTGTGCCATAGGGGTAGTGCCTTTCGTGGTGGATCGGGTGGGGCGGGTGCGGCGGTTCTGCCGCATCCGTCATTCGGGGGAGTTGCGGGCGATGTGGAGCGCCAGGTAGGCGACCTCTTCGTTGGGCAGCGCCACCTCGTACTCCTTCTGAACGAAGCTGCGCACCCGCTCGGCCGAGTCGACGGCCTTCGGGTAGCGCTCGCTCAGAGTGGTGAAGAGGAAGTCGTCGTCGCTCGTCGAGAGCTTCCCGTCGAAGAAGCGCTCGGCGAAGTACTGCAGGTGCGCCACGAAGCGCGAGGTGTGCAGGTCGTCGCGGCTGAGCTGCGCGGCGCCGGTGTGCGACACGATCTGGGCGATGCGGCTGATCAGCTGCACCACCTGCATCGAGTCGACCCCGGCTTTGCCGACGGCCGCGTTGACGAGGTGGAAGGCGATGTTCGCCGCCTCCTCGTCGGGCAGTTCGACGCCGAGCCGCTCACGCAGGGTGTCGACGGCGCGCATCCCCACCGCGTACTGCGCGGGATAGACCGTCTTCACCTCCCACACGAGCCGGTTCACGATCTTCATGCCGCGACGCTGCCGCTCGACGGCGAAGTTCAGGTGGTCGGTGAGAGTCAGGTATACGTGCGGGTCGAGTTCGAGCCCGTTCGCCGTCGCGTCGGCGACGATCGAGCGGGTGATGTCGACGAACTCGGCGGGGATCTGCGCGAGCAGCTCTACCAGGTTCCGCTGGTCGGCGTCGGGCAGCGACACGAAGACCTGGTCGACCGCGTCGGCTTGGACAGGGGCACCGGGCTTCTGCCCGAAGCCGATGCCCTTGCCCAGCACGACGCGCTCGACGCCGCGCTCGTCCTCGACGAGCACGACGCTCGAGTTGAGCACCTTCTTGATGGTCTGCATGTCAGTCTCCGTCGACGTCCGCAGCGACCCCGCCTCAGCGGGGAGGGTCGCCGACGTCACGCCAGGTCGGATCCGTTCGTCGCGATGACCTTCTGGTACCAGAAGAACGAGTCCTTGCGTCGACGTTCAAGACTGCCATGCCCGAGGTCGTCCATATCGACGTGGATGAACCCGTAGCGCTTGCTGATCTGCGACGTCGAGGCGCTGATCAGGTCGATCGGCGCCCAGCTGACGTAGCCCATCAGGTCGACGCCCTCCTCGACGGCGGCGATCATCTGCTCGAAGTGCGCGCGGAAGTAGTCGATGCGGTACGGGTCGTGGATGGTGCCGTCGTCGTTCAGCTCGTCGCGCATGCCGAGACCGTTCTCCACGATGAAGAGCGGCTTGCCGTAGCGGTCGTAGAGGTCGATGAGCGAGATGCGCAGGCCGACCGGGTCGATCTGCCACCCCCACTCACTCGACTCGAGGAACGGGTTCTTCACCCCGAGCACCGTGTTGCCGGGGGTGCGCTCGGCGTCGGGGCGCACCGACTCGGTCATCGACATGTAGTAGCTGAACGAGATGAAGTCGACGGGGTGCTCGCGGAGCACCTCGACGTCGTCCTCCTCGAACGGGATGGTGACGCCCTTCCGCTCCAGCGCCTTGAGAGCGAGCACCGGATAGGCGCCGCCCGCCTGCACGTCGGTGCAGAGGTAGAGCAGCCGCTCCTTCGCCTGCGTCGCCGCGACGTCGTCGGGGTGGCAGGTGTTGGGGTAGGTGGTCAGCATGGTGAGCATGCAGCCCATCTGCGCCTCGGGCCACAGCTCCTTCAGCGTCTTCGTGACGCGGGCGGAGGCGACGAACTGGTGGTGCAGCGCCGAGTAGCAGGCCTGCTCGAGGCTGCCCTCGACGGTCTCCTCGATGATCGCGCCCGAGGTGAACGGGTGGCGGATGATGCCGTCGATCTCGTTGAAGCTGAGCCACAGCTTCACGATGTGCCCGAAGCGTTCGAAGCAGGTGCGCGAGAACCGCTCGAACAGCTCGATGGTGCGCCGCTCCACCCACCCGTTGTGCTTCAGGGCGAGGGCGAGCGGCGGGTCGTAGTGCGACAGTGTCACGAGCGGTTCGATCCCGACGCGCTGCATCTCCTCGAACAGGGCGAGGTAGTAGGCGACGCCCTCCTCGTTCGGCTCGAGCTCCTCGCCGGTCGGGTAGAGCCGGGTCCAGGCGATTGACACGCGAAGGGTGGTGAAGCCCATCTCGGCGAAGAGCGCGAGGTCTTCGGGGTAGCGGTGGTAGAAGTCGATGCCGCGGCGCTTGGGGTAGTAGACGGTGTCGTCGTCCGCCATCGCCTTCGTGATGCTCTCGACGGTGTGGATGTGGTGCGCCGCGTATTCGCGCGGGTCCATCTTCGGCTTGTAGGTCGCGACGTCGGACACGGCGGGGC from Herbiconiux sp. L3-i23 encodes:
- a CDS encoding histidine phosphatase family protein — its product is MSTAARLHLVRHAETLFNIRRQLQGWCDSPLTEHGERQVAALGERMRDVPLTAAFMSDLTRTRTTMAAALRHHPSIEPVPLVELREWNFGGFEGQPNDSLWDPVFSGLGADYADVPGTWPAMTENGFDSLLDAIAAADPMGRAETGVQVRERIESGLATVLRAVESGGDVLVVTHGSVMQSILRHLVPAHRMLPGFPNCGVVTVEWADGAGTVGEVDASCSLPEPAAAAR
- a CDS encoding HPr family phosphocarrier protein → MAQRTATIASSVGLHARPAAIFSKAAAAATGHDVKITVNEKTVDAKSILGIMGLAAKHGDTVVLDVDGADADRVADELHALLESDLDAA
- a CDS encoding PRD domain-containing protein, with protein sequence MQTIKKVLNSSVVLVEDERGVERVVLGKGIGFGQKPGAPVQADAVDQVFVSLPDADQRNLVELLAQIPAEFVDITRSIVADATANGLELDPHVYLTLTDHLNFAVERQRRGMKIVNRLVWEVKTVYPAQYAVGMRAVDTLRERLGVELPDEEAANIAFHLVNAAVGKAGVDSMQVVQLISRIAQIVSHTGAAQLSRDDLHTSRFVAHLQYFAERFFDGKLSTSDDDFLFTTLSERYPKAVDSAERVRSFVQKEYEVALPNEEVAYLALHIARNSPE
- a CDS encoding glycoside hydrolase family 1 protein, which translates into the protein MALPENFRWGGALAANQVEGAWREGGRGPAVSDVATYKPKMDPREYAAHHIHTVESITKAMADDDTVYYPKRRGIDFYHRYPEDLALFAEMGFTTLRVSIAWTRLYPTGEELEPNEEGVAYYLALFEEMQRVGIEPLVTLSHYDPPLALALKHNGWVERRTIELFERFSRTCFERFGHIVKLWLSFNEIDGIIRHPFTSGAIIEETVEGSLEQACYSALHHQFVASARVTKTLKELWPEAQMGCMLTMLTTYPNTCHPDDVAATQAKERLLYLCTDVQAGGAYPVLALKALERKGVTIPFEEDDVEVLREHPVDFISFSYYMSMTESVRPDAERTPGNTVLGVKNPFLESSEWGWQIDPVGLRISLIDLYDRYGKPLFIVENGLGMRDELNDDGTIHDPYRIDYFRAHFEQMIAAVEEGVDLMGYVSWAPIDLISASTSQISKRYGFIHVDMDDLGHGSLERRRKDSFFWYQKVIATNGSDLA